The Flavobacterium praedii genome window below encodes:
- a CDS encoding DUF6922 domain-containing protein, which yields MKKEISIEDFSPHLFWDVDFSDFDFQKHKIHLVQKVLEHGLIKDWNLLKDVYGLNTIKEISLNIRSLDAVTLSYLAALFNIDKKEFRCYKHRQLFPNYWNS from the coding sequence ATGAAGAAGGAAATAAGCATAGAAGATTTTTCTCCACATCTTTTTTGGGATGTGGATTTTTCTGATTTTGACTTTCAAAAACATAAAATTCATTTAGTTCAAAAAGTATTAGAACATGGCTTAATAAAAGATTGGAATTTATTAAAAGACGTCTATGGTTTAAATACAATTAAGGAAATTTCACTTAATATAAGAAGTTTGGATGCTGTTACACTTTCTTATTTAGCGGCACTTTTCAATATTGATAAAAAGGAATTCAGATGCTACAAACACAGACAGTTGTTCCCGAATTACTGGAACTCCTAA
- the rpiB gene encoding ribose 5-phosphate isomerase B, translating into MKISIGNDHAGPDYKKAIVQFLESKGHQVTNYGTDTEASVDYPDFGHPVATDVEEGKADFGIVICGSGNGIAMTVNKHAGVRAGLCWTKEIAYLTRLHNDANIVSIPARFTSIPQAVEIVETFLATEFEGGRHQNRVNKIACQ; encoded by the coding sequence ATGAAAATTTCGATAGGGAATGACCACGCCGGACCAGATTATAAAAAAGCAATTGTTCAATTTTTAGAGTCAAAAGGGCATCAAGTGACCAATTATGGTACAGATACAGAAGCTTCTGTTGATTATCCTGATTTTGGGCATCCTGTTGCAACGGATGTTGAAGAAGGTAAAGCTGATTTTGGTATTGTGATTTGCGGAAGTGGAAACGGAATTGCAATGACTGTTAATAAGCATGCAGGTGTTCGCGCCGGTTTGTGTTGGACTAAAGAGATTGCTTATTTAACGCGTTTGCATAATGATGCTAATATTGTGAGCATTCCAGCGCGTTTTACGTCTATTCCGCAAGCTGTAGAAATTGTTGAAACGTTCTTAGCTACCGAATTTGAAGGAGGAAGACATCAAAATAGAGTGAATAAAATTGCTTGTCAATAA
- a CDS encoding nucleotidyl transferase AbiEii/AbiGii toxin family protein has protein sequence MLQTQTVVPELLELLKKIMCEELFLDYHLVGGTSLSLQMGHRNSIDIDLFGNCEINQNLFIDKLKDYGQVIVTQSTKNILIAEVNGIKVDFVNYKYPLLSNPILIGHIRMLSTMDIAAMN, from the coding sequence ATGCTACAAACACAGACAGTTGTTCCCGAATTACTGGAACTCCTAAAAAAAATAATGTGCGAAGAATTGTTTCTTGATTATCATTTAGTTGGCGGCACTTCATTGTCATTGCAAATGGGTCACAGAAATTCGATAGATATAGATTTGTTTGGCAATTGTGAAATAAACCAAAACCTATTTATTGATAAACTAAAAGATTACGGTCAAGTTATTGTTACTCAAAGCACCAAAAATATTTTGATTGCTGAAGTGAACGGAATAAAAGTTGATTTTGTAAATTATAAATACCCTTTGTTATCAAATCCTATTCTAATTGGACATATAAGAATGTTGTCTACAATGGATATTGCAGCAATGAATTAA
- a CDS encoding alginate export family protein, whose product MQKSTTTIQKIKALKEGRNLKSLVLGLTITLVGCNTVNAQLTATGQLRTRSEFRDGYSTLQAKDAETAIFTSQRTRLNVGFTGYRFKFFVAIQDVRVWGQDASTINKTTTAENNGVQLHEAWGEIMLNDTISNIQNLSLKIGRQEISYDDQKVIGGLDWLQQARYHDAIVLKYFNKGWTADFGVAFNQNKEQLVGTIYNGVPAATSGYTAGTNGLGTNYKSLEYAYIAKKFFFGDISFLFLSDNFNKYTNVTTGTPAVTTKVNEQGIWTRNTTGFYYNVNATRKLKLEGSVYHQFGHDKNGRSLSSNLASITTTLQVGRKLFVGPGVDYLSGNDGTEAVTATSTNNQFDPLYGTPHKFWGTMDYFYAPSGFGAQGLLNYFLKAKYNLKDNLTLFADLHGFESANSLSNGAGGKQTSYLGTELDLKMNYSLTKMVNIEAGYSVMKATNSMASAQVKNVANANLTPQWAYIMVNIKPNFLNKK is encoded by the coding sequence ATGCAAAAGAGTACTACCACAATACAAAAAATAAAAGCACTAAAAGAAGGCCGAAATTTAAAATCTTTGGTATTAGGTTTGACTATAACATTAGTGGGTTGCAATACCGTCAATGCACAGTTAACCGCTACTGGACAGTTAAGAACACGATCAGAATTTAGAGACGGATACAGTACTTTGCAAGCGAAAGACGCGGAGACTGCCATATTTACTTCACAAAGAACGCGATTGAATGTTGGTTTTACGGGATACAGATTCAAGTTTTTTGTAGCCATTCAGGATGTACGTGTTTGGGGGCAAGATGCTTCAACAATTAACAAAACTACAACAGCAGAAAATAACGGTGTACAACTGCACGAAGCTTGGGGAGAAATTATGTTGAACGACACTATAAGCAACATTCAAAATTTATCTTTAAAAATAGGACGTCAAGAGATTTCGTATGATGATCAAAAAGTAATAGGAGGACTAGACTGGTTGCAACAAGCGCGTTACCACGACGCGATTGTCTTGAAATATTTCAATAAAGGATGGACAGCCGATTTTGGAGTCGCTTTCAACCAAAACAAAGAGCAATTGGTAGGAACAATTTATAATGGTGTTCCAGCGGCAACTTCAGGATATACAGCAGGTACAAACGGTTTGGGCACCAATTACAAATCATTGGAGTATGCTTATATCGCTAAGAAATTTTTCTTTGGAGACATTTCTTTTTTATTCCTAAGCGATAATTTTAATAAATATACCAATGTAACTACGGGAACTCCGGCAGTGACAACCAAAGTAAACGAACAAGGAATCTGGACCCGTAACACTACCGGTTTCTACTATAATGTGAATGCGACCCGAAAACTTAAACTAGAAGGTAGCGTGTACCACCAATTTGGACATGACAAAAACGGTCGTAGTTTGAGCAGTAATTTGGCTTCGATTACTACGACTTTGCAAGTGGGCAGAAAATTATTTGTAGGTCCTGGCGTTGATTATTTATCAGGAAACGATGGAACAGAAGCAGTTACAGCAACCTCCACCAATAATCAATTTGACCCGCTTTATGGTACACCTCACAAGTTTTGGGGAACTATGGATTACTTCTACGCACCAAGCGGTTTTGGCGCACAAGGTTTGTTAAACTACTTCTTGAAAGCCAAATACAACTTGAAAGACAACCTAACTCTTTTTGCTGACTTGCACGGTTTTGAATCGGCTAACTCTTTGTCAAATGGAGCAGGAGGAAAACAAACCAGTTATTTAGGAACTGAATTGGATTTGAAAATGAATTACAGCTTGACCAAAATGGTCAATATTGAAGCAGGTTATTCTGTAATGAAAGCTACCAATTCTATGGCATCGGCTCAAGTCAAAAATGTAGCCAATGCAAATCTTACTCCGCAATGGGCATATATAATGGTAAATATTAAACCTAACTTTTTGAATAAAAAGTAA
- a CDS encoding Crp/Fnr family transcriptional regulator translates to MKENQAICNNCSNENCFIKKHIHLPNMQSYIEKKHSFSCKKSQQFIIEGAPIQGLYFVQKGKVKTVKTGINGREQIVRFTTDGDTVGFRGFGTSNRYLIGAYALEDTILCNFNNEVMMDILQNIPEFTYDMMLFYAEELNKSENNIRKIAHMNVRERVIDTLLYIHRKFGQKNELINLDLSRKEIADFAGTTEEQVTRVISSLKREELIKTVGKKIGLQQINKMKSEIMEHKYV, encoded by the coding sequence ATGAAAGAAAATCAAGCCATTTGCAACAATTGTAGTAATGAAAATTGTTTTATCAAAAAGCATATTCATTTGCCCAACATGCAAAGTTATATAGAGAAGAAACACAGTTTTAGCTGCAAGAAATCGCAACAGTTTATTATTGAGGGGGCACCTATTCAGGGACTCTATTTTGTGCAAAAAGGAAAGGTAAAAACGGTAAAAACAGGAATCAACGGCAGGGAACAAATTGTAAGGTTTACGACCGATGGGGATACGGTTGGTTTTAGGGGTTTTGGAACGAGCAATCGGTATTTGATTGGAGCTTATGCCTTGGAGGATACCATTTTGTGTAATTTTAATAATGAGGTGATGATGGACATTCTTCAAAATATTCCCGAATTCACTTATGATATGATGCTTTTTTATGCCGAGGAATTAAACAAGAGCGAGAACAACATTCGGAAAATCGCCCACATGAACGTGAGAGAGCGCGTGATTGATACCTTATTATACATTCACCGAAAATTTGGTCAAAAGAATGAGCTGATTAATCTTGATTTGTCCCGTAAAGAGATTGCCGATTTTGCTGGTACGACCGAAGAGCAAGTGACTAGGGTGATTTCGAGTTTGAAAAGAGAGGAATTAATTAAAACGGTTGGTAAGAAAATAGGTTTGCAACAAATTAACAAAATGAAATCGGAAATTATGGAACATAAGTATGTCTAA
- a CDS encoding putative signal transducing protein, which translates to MKDFKTIAIFNYPHEIVVLRHILDQEGIHYFFENEHIVSIDPLASFAFGGIQLKVHPNDFEQVQEILDNLNSKLSIV; encoded by the coding sequence ATGAAAGACTTTAAAACGATTGCCATATTTAATTATCCACATGAAATTGTGGTACTTAGACATATTTTGGATCAGGAAGGAATTCATTATTTTTTCGAAAATGAACACATTGTTTCCATTGACCCGTTGGCAAGCTTTGCTTTTGGCGGAATCCAACTCAAAGTGCATCCAAACGATTTTGAACAAGTTCAAGAAATACTAGACAATTTGAATTCAAAACTTTCAATTGTTTGA
- the rnr gene encoding ribonuclease R, whose product MSKRIRKPIKKEKDFSDKIIKILSQNANKAFNYKQIGAKLELDDTQSRNQIIKDLKILAASKKIIESEPGKYLIKAASKEYYEGTIDMTGRKTAYFICPEFEEDVFIPSNNLNHALDKDTVKVYVYNKRSGRRAEGEVIEVIERYKTDFVGVIDIQKNFSFVSTANPKMYTDIFIPKDKIGEAEQGDVVLVHIEDWPSRADSPFGKVVKVLGKPGEHDTEIHAILAEYGLPAEFPIEVETFAQKIDTSIEASEIAKRRDMRDTLTFTIDPKDAKDFDDALSFKQLENGNYEIGVHIADVSYYLEEGTILDDEAYQRATSVYLVDRVVPMLPEVLSNFACSLRPQEEKYTFSAIFEISEKCQVVNQWFGRTVIFSDQRFAYEEAQYIIETKDNTIPVDISITGTSYVVSDEIVAATLKMDQLAKIFRRNRMNEGAISFDKVEVKFNLDPEGEPEGVYFKVSKDANHLIEEFMLLANRKVAEYIGKQKKTFIYRIHDEPNEDKLIAMQNLIAKFGYKIDFRNKGDISKSLNALMEEVNGKKEQNLIDTLAIRSMSKAKYSTDNIGHYGLAFDYYSHFTSPIRRYPDVMVHRLLQYYLDGGKSVDEETYEAKCLHSSTMEGLATNAERDSIKYMQVKYMQNHQDQEFLGVISGVTEWGIYVEIIENKCEGMVRTRDIKEDYYTFDEKQYALVGANSNRLLQLGDEIYVKVKNADLVKKQLDFNFIKRNE is encoded by the coding sequence ATGAGTAAAAGAATAAGAAAGCCGATAAAGAAAGAGAAAGATTTCTCAGATAAAATTATAAAAATATTATCGCAAAATGCCAATAAAGCATTTAATTATAAGCAAATAGGAGCAAAGTTAGAACTTGATGACACTCAAAGTCGGAATCAAATCATAAAGGATTTAAAGATTTTGGCCGCTTCCAAGAAAATTATAGAATCTGAACCTGGAAAATATTTAATAAAAGCTGCCAGTAAAGAGTATTACGAAGGTACAATTGATATGACGGGTCGTAAAACGGCCTATTTCATTTGTCCTGAATTTGAAGAAGATGTTTTTATTCCATCCAATAATCTAAATCACGCTCTGGATAAAGATACCGTAAAAGTGTATGTTTATAACAAAAGAAGTGGTCGAAGAGCTGAAGGTGAAGTAATTGAAGTGATCGAAAGATATAAAACTGACTTTGTTGGAGTGATTGACATTCAAAAGAATTTCTCTTTTGTTTCGACTGCCAATCCTAAAATGTACACCGATATTTTTATTCCAAAAGATAAAATAGGGGAGGCGGAGCAAGGAGATGTTGTTTTAGTCCACATTGAGGATTGGCCATCCAGAGCCGATAGCCCTTTTGGAAAAGTGGTAAAAGTGCTTGGAAAACCAGGAGAACACGATACCGAAATTCATGCTATTTTGGCCGAATATGGATTGCCAGCCGAGTTTCCTATTGAAGTAGAAACCTTTGCCCAAAAAATTGATACATCAATTGAAGCCAGTGAAATTGCCAAACGTCGTGATATGCGCGATACGTTGACTTTTACGATTGACCCAAAAGATGCCAAGGATTTTGATGATGCTTTGTCTTTCAAACAATTAGAAAATGGAAATTATGAAATTGGAGTTCACATAGCCGATGTTTCTTATTATTTGGAAGAAGGTACCATATTGGATGATGAAGCCTATCAAAGAGCAACATCCGTTTATTTGGTGGATAGGGTAGTGCCAATGTTACCCGAAGTGCTGTCTAATTTTGCCTGCTCGTTGCGTCCTCAAGAAGAAAAATATACGTTCTCTGCTATTTTTGAAATCAGCGAGAAATGTCAAGTGGTGAACCAATGGTTTGGTCGTACTGTAATCTTCTCCGATCAGCGTTTTGCTTATGAAGAAGCGCAATACATCATAGAAACCAAGGACAATACAATTCCTGTTGATATTTCGATTACTGGAACTTCCTATGTAGTTTCAGATGAAATCGTGGCTGCTACCCTAAAAATGGATCAATTAGCCAAAATATTCAGAAGAAATAGAATGAACGAAGGTGCTATTTCGTTTGATAAAGTAGAAGTAAAATTCAATTTAGATCCAGAAGGTGAACCAGAAGGTGTTTATTTTAAAGTTTCAAAAGATGCCAATCATTTGATTGAAGAATTCATGCTTTTGGCTAATAGAAAAGTCGCTGAATACATTGGTAAACAAAAGAAAACTTTCATCTATAGAATTCACGATGAGCCCAATGAAGACAAATTAATAGCCATGCAAAATTTAATTGCTAAGTTTGGTTATAAAATTGATTTTAGAAATAAGGGTGATATTTCCAAATCATTGAATGCTTTGATGGAAGAAGTAAACGGTAAAAAAGAGCAAAATTTAATTGATACTCTTGCTATTCGATCCATGAGTAAAGCTAAATATTCTACGGATAACATTGGTCATTACGGTTTGGCTTTTGATTATTATTCGCATTTTACATCGCCTATCCGTCGTTATCCAGATGTTATGGTACACCGATTATTACAGTATTATTTGGATGGAGGTAAATCAGTAGATGAAGAAACTTATGAAGCAAAATGTTTACATTCTTCAACTATGGAAGGTTTAGCAACGAATGCTGAAAGGGACTCTATCAAATATATGCAAGTTAAATACATGCAGAACCATCAGGATCAAGAATTCTTAGGTGTTATTTCTGGGGTTACAGAATGGGGTATTTATGTAGAAATTATAGAAAATAAATGTGAAGGAATGGTTAGAACCCGTGACATAAAAGAAGATTATTATACATTTGACGAGAAGCAATATGCCTTAGTGGGTGCGAATTCTAATCGATTATTGCAGTTGGGTGATGAGATTTATGTTAAGGTTAAAAATGCTGATTTAGTTAAAAAACAATTGGATTTCAATTTTATTAAAAGGAATGAATAA
- a CDS encoding BRO family protein, with protein MSPIKLFEQKKVRSHYDAEKEIWYFSVIDVIEILTDSVNPRDYWYKMKIRVNTEDGLQLSTLCRQFKMLAEDGKNRLTDTADTETLLRLIQSIPSPKAEPFKQWLAKVGYERMQELADPAQSLDRARENWQKLGRSEKWIQQRMTGQETRNKLTDYWKESGVEKQDEFAMLTNIIHQEWTGLSVKKHKEVKGLEAQNLRDHMSEAELIFTALAELSTRQIAESDKAKGLIENAKASKKGGAIAKNARIALEDKTGKSVVTGENFLPPAKKELNE; from the coding sequence ATGAGCCCAATTAAATTATTTGAACAAAAAAAAGTACGTAGCCATTATGATGCTGAAAAAGAAATTTGGTATTTCTCGGTTATTGATGTAATCGAAATTTTGACCGACAGCGTTAATCCAAGAGATTATTGGTATAAAATGAAAATTAGGGTCAATACTGAAGACGGGCTTCAACTGTCGACACTTTGTCGACAGTTTAAAATGCTTGCGGAAGACGGCAAAAACCGACTGACAGATACTGCAGATACAGAAACTTTGTTACGTTTAATCCAATCCATTCCCTCTCCAAAAGCGGAACCTTTCAAACAATGGTTAGCCAAAGTTGGATATGAACGCATGCAAGAATTAGCAGATCCAGCGCAAAGTTTAGATCGTGCCCGCGAAAATTGGCAAAAATTAGGTCGAAGCGAAAAATGGATTCAGCAACGAATGACGGGACAGGAAACTAGAAACAAACTTACCGACTATTGGAAAGAAAGCGGAGTTGAAAAGCAGGACGAGTTTGCAATGCTTACCAATATTATTCATCAAGAGTGGACAGGATTATCTGTAAAAAAACACAAAGAGGTCAAGGGTCTGGAAGCCCAAAACCTTAGGGATCACATGAGTGAGGCAGAATTGATTTTTACCGCATTGGCTGAACTTTCTACCAGACAAATTGCAGAAAGCGATAAAGCCAAAGGGCTTATCGAAAATGCAAAAGCAAGCAAAAAAGGAGGTGCTATTGCCAAAAATGCTCGTATTGCTTTGGAAGATAAAACTGGGAAAAGCGTAGTAACTGGCGAGAATTTTTTGCCTCCCGCAAAAAAAGAATTAAATGAATAG
- a CDS encoding CmpA/NrtA family ABC transporter substrate-binding protein, whose protein sequence is MIQSINNRSTLFTTLMLVACVVLFSSFKTNPKPPVSEPIKLGFIPLTDCSPIVMAKELGLFKKYGVEVVVTKETSWANIRDKILTGELDGAHCLYTMPFSVYTGVGGKAGSEMRIAMMLNVNGQAITLSNDFCGKVGFKQMNKVTPVVAAKLKAEKEVTFAMTFPGGTHDLWLRNWMSLAGLNQKAVKIITIPPPQMVANMKVGNMDGYCVGEPWGGVAVKQGIGFTQIASQDIWKDHPEKALVVNKEFSETRREDLKKVMKAILEACIWLDNPANRKKAAAIIGKAPYVNAAADVIESRLMGDYNLGCNQGTEVYTDDYMLFYKGGTVNYPRKSYAIWAMAQYVRFGYLKEEPNYKAIADKLILQDLYEEVAKSMKIKIPTDDMKPFSLTMDKTVFNPANPSAYLKVVKR, encoded by the coding sequence ATGATACAATCAATTAATAATAGAAGTACACTTTTTACCACCTTGATGTTGGTAGCGTGCGTGGTTTTGTTCTCTTCTTTCAAAACAAATCCAAAACCACCAGTTAGCGAACCTATCAAGCTCGGTTTTATTCCCTTAACCGATTGTTCGCCAATTGTCATGGCCAAAGAATTGGGTTTATTTAAAAAATACGGAGTTGAAGTGGTGGTAACCAAAGAAACGTCTTGGGCCAATATCCGTGACAAAATCTTAACAGGCGAATTGGACGGCGCTCATTGTCTTTATACGATGCCTTTTTCAGTGTACACTGGAGTAGGAGGAAAGGCTGGCTCCGAAATGAGAATTGCCATGATGCTAAATGTAAACGGTCAAGCGATCACATTATCGAATGACTTTTGCGGAAAAGTAGGTTTCAAACAAATGAATAAAGTGACTCCCGTTGTGGCCGCCAAATTGAAAGCCGAAAAAGAAGTGACTTTTGCGATGACTTTCCCTGGAGGAACCCACGATTTGTGGTTGAGAAACTGGATGTCATTGGCAGGATTAAATCAAAAAGCAGTAAAAATCATCACCATTCCGCCTCCACAAATGGTAGCCAACATGAAAGTAGGGAATATGGACGGATATTGCGTGGGGGAACCTTGGGGCGGAGTTGCCGTAAAACAAGGAATTGGATTTACACAAATTGCTTCACAGGATATTTGGAAAGACCATCCTGAAAAAGCATTGGTTGTCAACAAAGAATTTAGCGAAACCCGTCGTGAGGATCTTAAAAAAGTAATGAAAGCCATTCTCGAAGCTTGCATCTGGCTGGATAATCCTGCCAACCGCAAGAAAGCCGCTGCCATCATTGGGAAAGCGCCTTATGTAAATGCCGCTGCCGATGTTATCGAATCGAGATTGATGGGCGATTACAACTTAGGTTGCAACCAAGGAACCGAAGTTTATACCGATGATTATATGTTGTTTTACAAAGGAGGAACCGTAAATTATCCTCGTAAATCTTACGCAATTTGGGCTATGGCACAATATGTTCGATTTGGATATTTGAAAGAAGAACCCAATTACAAAGCCATTGCCGATAAACTAATCTTGCAGGATTTATACGAAGAAGTAGCCAAAAGCATGAAGATCAAAATCCCTACGGATGATATGAAACCTTTCTCCCTCACGATGGACAAAACAGTTTTCAATCCAGCAAACCCATCCGCTTATTTAAAAGTGGTGAAACGTTAA
- a CDS encoding Tex family protein, with product MTNLQFISKYVATATINIQNTVQLLQEDCTIPFISRYRKDKTGNLDEVFIENIAKFQKEYEVIVKRKEAILKSIQEQNALTSELDKKIQQSFDLQELEDFYLPYKKKKRTKADVARENGLEPLAKIIMAQSKDDVDFLATQYLNENVINEESALQGARDIIAEWINENIYVRKQLRRLFERKATITTKVVKSKKEEEGAQKFNQYFEWAEPLTKAPSHRLLAIMRAENEGFIKFKVDVELDDAYDIIDELIIKGDNSTTPHIQLAIEDSYKRLLNPAISNEALQEAKAKADINSIQVFANNLGQLLLAPPLGEKRILAIDPGFRSGCKIVCLDEKGDLLYNETIYPHAPQKEEAMAMKKIKSMVNAYQIDAISIGNGTASRETEFFIKKIAFDKPVQVFIVSEAGASVYSASKIARDEFPNYDVTVRGSVSIGRRLSDPLAELVKIDPKAIGVGQYQHDVDQNKLKEELDNTVIRCVNSVGININTASKHLLSYVSGIGEKLAENIVTYRSENGPFTDRKQLKKVPRLGDKAYQQGVAFIRISNAKNPLDNSAVHPEAYAIVEKMAKDLKLTVNDLIANAAKTALIKPENYITADIGVLTLKDIIKELEKPGLDPRKAATVFEFDPNVKTIKDVRTGMILPGIVNNITNFGCFVDIGVKESGLVHISQLKAGFVSDVNEVVKLHQHVTVKVVEVDEDRKRIQLTMVI from the coding sequence ATGACCAATTTACAATTCATTTCAAAATACGTTGCCACGGCAACAATCAACATTCAAAATACGGTTCAATTATTACAAGAAGATTGCACGATTCCGTTTATTTCGAGATATCGAAAAGACAAAACGGGAAATCTGGACGAAGTTTTTATCGAGAACATTGCAAAATTCCAAAAAGAGTACGAAGTCATTGTAAAGCGTAAAGAAGCGATTTTAAAATCGATTCAGGAGCAAAATGCATTGACATCGGAATTGGATAAAAAAATCCAACAGAGTTTCGATTTACAGGAATTGGAAGATTTTTATCTACCGTATAAAAAGAAAAAAAGAACCAAAGCCGATGTAGCGAGAGAGAATGGATTGGAACCTTTGGCGAAAATTATAATGGCGCAAAGTAAGGATGATGTTGATTTCTTGGCAACACAATACTTGAATGAGAACGTGATTAATGAGGAATCGGCTTTGCAAGGCGCGAGAGATATTATTGCCGAATGGATTAATGAAAACATTTACGTTAGAAAACAGTTGAGAAGATTGTTTGAGCGTAAAGCGACGATTACAACTAAGGTGGTTAAATCCAAGAAAGAGGAGGAAGGTGCCCAAAAATTCAATCAATATTTTGAATGGGCAGAACCATTGACCAAAGCGCCATCACATCGTTTATTGGCTATTATGCGAGCCGAAAACGAAGGTTTTATCAAGTTCAAAGTGGATGTGGAGTTAGACGACGCTTACGACATTATTGATGAATTAATTATTAAAGGAGACAACAGTACCACGCCACATATTCAATTAGCGATAGAGGATAGTTACAAACGCTTGCTGAATCCGGCAATTTCGAATGAAGCGTTGCAGGAAGCAAAGGCGAAAGCGGACATTAATTCGATTCAGGTATTTGCTAATAATTTAGGGCAATTGTTATTGGCACCGCCTTTGGGCGAAAAAAGAATTTTGGCAATAGATCCTGGATTTCGTTCGGGTTGTAAAATTGTTTGTTTGGACGAAAAAGGGGATTTGTTGTATAACGAAACCATTTATCCGCATGCTCCGCAAAAGGAAGAAGCAATGGCGATGAAAAAGATTAAATCAATGGTCAATGCGTACCAAATTGATGCGATATCGATAGGTAATGGAACAGCTTCTAGAGAAACCGAATTCTTTATCAAGAAAATCGCTTTTGACAAACCAGTTCAGGTTTTTATTGTCTCGGAGGCGGGCGCTTCCGTATATTCGGCTTCAAAGATTGCTAGAGACGAATTTCCTAATTATGATGTAACGGTGCGAGGATCGGTTTCTATAGGGAGAAGATTATCGGATCCATTGGCCGAATTGGTAAAAATTGACCCAAAAGCAATTGGCGTTGGACAATACCAACACGACGTAGATCAAAACAAATTAAAGGAAGAATTAGACAATACCGTGATTCGTTGCGTGAACTCGGTGGGAATCAATATCAATACGGCGAGTAAACATTTGTTGAGTTATGTGAGTGGAATAGGAGAGAAGCTTGCTGAAAATATTGTGACTTATAGATCTGAAAATGGTCCTTTTACCGACAGAAAACAGCTAAAAAAAGTACCTCGTTTGGGTGATAAAGCCTATCAACAAGGAGTGGCATTTATCCGTATTTCGAATGCCAAAAATCCTTTAGACAATTCGGCAGTGCATCCAGAAGCGTATGCTATTGTGGAGAAGATGGCCAAAGATTTGAAATTGACCGTAAACGATTTGATTGCCAATGCAGCAAAAACAGCTTTGATAAAACCTGAAAACTACATTACGGCGGATATTGGAGTTTTGACTTTGAAAGACATTATAAAAGAGCTTGAAAAACCGGGATTAGACCCTAGAAAAGCAGCTACGGTTTTTGAATTCGACCCGAATGTAAAAACAATTAAAGATGTAAGAACGGGAATGATTTTGCCAGGAATTGTGAATAATATTACCAATTTTGGTTGTTTTGTTGATATTGGGGTGAAAGAAAGTGGATTGGTTCATATTTCGCAACTCAAAGCTGGTTTTGTGAGCGATGTGAATGAAGTGGTCAAATTACACCAACATGTTACCGTAAAAGTTGTGGAGGTTGACGAGGATAGAAAGAGGATTCAATTGACAATGGTGATTTAA
- a CDS encoding DUF1294 domain-containing protein: MVLLIFTFFLVNLIAFVLIGYDKKLAKNNKRRISEQTLLFWVALGGTIGSLLAMSIFRHKTAKTSYLLKFFSITLIQILTVYLLISNYIIQL; encoded by the coding sequence ATGGTATTATTAATATTTACTTTTTTTCTTGTTAATTTAATTGCTTTTGTGTTAATAGGCTATGACAAAAAATTAGCAAAAAATAATAAAAGAAGAATATCCGAACAAACACTTCTGTTCTGGGTGGCGCTTGGTGGTACCATTGGTTCATTGCTTGCGATGTCGATTTTTCGACACAAAACGGCTAAAACAAGTTACTTGCTAAAATTTTTCAGTATTACACTAATTCAAATTTTGACTGTTTATTTATTGATATCAAACTACATTATTCAACTTTAA